The following DNA comes from Pseudanabaena yagii GIHE-NHR1.
ATCGCCTATACTGCCTGTTGAGGCTTAAAGTAGTACAGAGAAATTTTTGAAGGTGTGGCAAAGCCGCACCTTCAAAAATTTCTCTGGGCTTAAAGTCATTACAAAGCGTTGTAATTAAGCACTGTAACAAAGCACAAATAGCTAGGACGCTTTCGGGGTTATTTTGACGAATAGACGAATAACTGTGCAGATGAAAGCGTAATCACGCTAAATGTAGAATAGGTTTAGCTCATATAGTCATGAAACCATGCCCGTACCCGTAGAACAGTTACTAACCCCTGAAATCCTGAAACCTGCCCGTTATTTGGGTAACGAGTTTGGTGCAGTGCATAAGCCTTGGGATCAGGCGATCGTGCGTTGGTCGCTCACCTATCCTGAAATTTATGAGGTGGGCGCATCAAACTTGGGACATATCATCCTTTACAGCATTATTAACTCTAAAGATGGGCAGCTATGCGATCGCGCCTATCTTCCTGCCCCCGATCTATCGGCAAAGCTCCGCGAAACTCAGACTGCGTTGTTTGCCGTTGAGTCCAAGCGATCGCTGCGGGAATTTGACATTTTAGGCTTTAGCCTTAGCTATGAGCTAGGCGCAACCAATGTATTGGAAATGTTTGACCTTGCTCAAATTCCGATGACATGGCGAGAGCGTAGTGAGTTAAGTATTGAGGAATGTCCATTAATCTTTGCAGGCGGACAAACCGCTACTTCTAATCCTGAACCATATGCCGATTTCTTTGATTTCTTTGCCCTCGGTGATGGCGAAGAATTATTACCAGAAATTGGGGAAGTCGTGAAAGCGGCGAAGCTAGCGGGCAAAACTCGCCGTGAGACTTTGCTAGATCTTGCCAATGAGATTGATGGAGTTTATGTTCCCGAATTCTATGATCTGGATGAAAGAACGGGAGCGATTAAACCTAATCGCAGAGATGTTTCGCCACGCATTCTGCGCCGTGTCGCCACCCCAAGCCCTGAGCATAGCATCGGCTTAGTTCCCTTAATTGAGACTGTCCATGATCGCCTTGTGATCGAAATTAGAAGAGGCTGTACTCGCGGTTGTCGCTTTTGCCAACCGGGGATGCTTACCCGCCCAGCCCGTGATGTCGATCCTGAGAAGGTGGTCGATACGATTGAGAGAGCGATTCGGGAAACGGGCTATAACGAATTTTCGTTGCTTTCCCTCTCTTGTTCCGATTATTTGGCTTTGCCATCAGTGGGAGTGCAGATTAAGAATCGCTTCAAAGATGAACATGTTACTTTATCGCTTCCTAGTCAAAGGGTCGATCGCTTTGATGAAAATATCGCCCATATGCTCCGTAGTGGTGATGGTCGTCAGCAGAGGCTAACCTTTGCGCCAGAGGCAGGCACACAGCGCCTAAGGGATGTAATTAATAAGGGCTTAACTGATGAAGAATTACTACAGGGCATTAAAACTGCCTATGTCGAAGGTTGGGATAAGGTCAAGCTCTATTTCATGATTGGATTGCCGACAGAAACCGATGAGGATGTAATTGGCATCGTCAATACAGTGGAGTGGCTACAACAGGAATGTTCGCAAAAGGGAAGAAAGAAAATCTCCTTTAATTTGACTATTTCTAACTTCACACCTAAGCCCCATACACCTTTCCAATGGCACACCGTTTCTAGTGGTGAATTTGTGCGGAAACAGCAGCTACTTCGCAAAGAATTCCGTCGCTTGAGTGGCGTGAAGGTTAATTACACCGAAGTTCGCATTAGTGCGATGGAGGATTTTGTCGGACGAGGCGATCGCCGTTTAGGTAAAGTTCTCTATCGCGCATGGCAACTGGGCGCAGGCATGGACTCATGGTTTGAGAATAGTGATAAAGCTTTTGGCGCATGGACACAGGCGATCGCTGAGGCGGATCTGGTTTGGGATGCGCCATCGTTAAAAATTCCCGATCCCTTGCCTTGGGATCATATTGATACGGGCATTGACAAGCAATGGCTGATCGAAGATTGGGAAAGAGCGATCGCTGCTAAGGTAATTCCCGATTGTTCCTTCGGTGGTTGCTCGGAGTGCGGTGTCTGTGGTCCTGAATTTGGTCATAACGAGGTGATCCCCCCCCCCGAAGTTCCGCCAATTTCTTTAGAGAAGCCCAAAGTTCCGCCAAGAGTGCAACGCATTCGCCTTAAGTTTGGCAAATTGGGCGATATGAGTTTGATTTCCCATTTAGATTTACAACGCTTCTTCCAGCGTGCGGCACGTCGTGCGGCTCTGCCCATTGCTCATACCGAAGGCTTTAATCCATTACCACGGATTTCCATTGCTAAGGCTCTGCCTCTAGGTCAAACCAGTAGTGCCGAGTTTGTTGATTTTGAACTGACGCAAGTAATTCCTATTGAGGAATTTCAAGAACGCTTCAAGTCAGAACTAGACAATGATTTACCAATCTATGCCATTGAAGAAATTCCCGTGCATTCTCCTTCCCTAGACTCGATTCTAGAAGTTGCAGAATATACGCTCACCTGTGCCTTTATTACTCCTAAAGAACGCAATGCTGCGGATATTATGGATTTACTCGAAGGTGCAAGTTATTGTGTACTAGCGGCTACTTCTATTCAAATGCCAAAGGTATCGAAATCGGGACGTAATCAAATGCTGGAATTACGCGATCGCATTTTCACAATTAATGTCATCAACCCAGATCCCAATCTGCCCACAATTCACTTCATGGGAAGCTGTAAGCCCGATAGCAATCTCAAGCCTGAGTATGTGGTCTATATGATGAATAAATATCTCCCTGAAGATGACGAGATTAAATTAGTCAAAGTCCATCGTGAATCAATGCGTTAAGGTTTTGTGTAGTCCAGATAAACTTTCAAAAAGATAGCTAAACAATCTTTTTGAAAGTTTATCTGAGTTTTAAGAAAGCGCAAGTTGATAACATTTCTAAAAAATATGACTCATCTATTTACTCCATTACAACAACGCGGCATAACTTTTCGTAATCGGATTGGAGTTTCGCCGATGTGTCAATATTCCAGTACCGATGGATGTGCCAGTGACTGGCACATTACCCATCTAGTTAGTCGCGCGATCGGTGGTGCAGGGCTAGTATTTACCGAAGCTGCCGCAGTAGAACCTGAAGGTCGGATTTCACCCAAAGATTTAGGTATTTGGTCGGATCAACATATTGAAACACTTACCAAAATCACTCAGCAAATCCATCAAGCAGGTGCGATCGCAGGAATTCAACTTGCCCATGCAGGACGTAAAGCAAGTTGTGCTGTGCCTTGGGAAGGAGGTAAGCCAATTGATGAGAGTCAAGGAGGTTGGCGACCTGTGTTTGCCCCTAGTGCGATCGCTTTTAATCATGCTAATAGCCCAGAGCCTCAAGCTTTAGATTTAGCGGGGATTGAGCGAGTCAAAGCCGCCTTTATCAATGGTGCAAAACGTTCCGTCGAAGCAGGATTTCAAGTTATCGAAATTCATGCGGCACATGGCTATTTGCTCCATGAGTTTCTCTCACCCTTGAGCAATCACCGTGAAGATGACTATGGAGGTAATTTTGAGAACCGTATCCGTTTATTAGTCGAAATTGCCGTTGGTATTCGTGCTGTCGTTCCTGATCGCTATCCGATCTGGGTGAGAATTTCGGCAAGTGATTGGACTGAAAATAGTTGGGATATTGAGCAGAGTATAGAACTTGCCCATAAACTGAAAGCATTAGGTATTGATGCGATCGATGCGTCTTCAGGAGGCATTCTCAATGGACTTGGTGCAAATATTCCCCTCGGTGCAGGCTATCAAACTGCTTTTAGCGATCACATCCGTCGGGAAACAGGTATTAATACTGCCACTGTGGGTTTAATTACGGTTCCCGAACAAGCCGATCATATTGTGCGTACAGGTCAAGCTGATTTTGTGTTGATAGGTCGAGAATTTTTGAGAGATCCTTACTGGGCTGCCAGAGCTGCCAAACAATTAGGAATCAAGGACTTCGACTATCCTGTGCAATACCAACGAGCTTGGTTGTAGTATTGGCTGCGCTTTGCGCCGCATTTAATCAATTATTTTGACATTTCACCTTTAACTAACTGCAACTTGAAATGGCGCAACTCTCCAGAGTTGTTCTAATTTTGTGGCAGGCATCGTCAAATAGAGAATATCTCCTGCACTGAGAGAAGCTTCTAGCAAATTCCATCCGTGAATTGTTTGACAGGCAGTTTCAATATAAAGCGGTACAAAATCCGCAGTCATTGAAGCTTCACATACAGGTTTGCCGCAGAAGGGATGATTGGGCGTAATCATCGTAGCGATCGCTACCCAGAGACTATCGGCGACAATGCCATTACCGAGAATACGTCCACCTAAAGCGGAGGAAGCAAAAGCAGGAGCCGCAATTTCAGGAGGACTAAGTACTGCCTCAAAATCAAATACTTCCTGCGCCATACCTGCATAATAGGGATCGTCATAGCGCACAACTACACGACAACGGGGAGCAATTCCTTTGGCATTGAGAGCAATTTCAAGGTTCGCTGTATCGTTGCTGGTGACAGCAAGTAAACTTTCGGCTTTATCTAGATTGGCAGCTTTGAGCGTAGCAGGCAGACTCGCATCACCATGAATGACAGGGATATTATGCGATCGCACCGTATCTAAAAAACGATTATTAGGATCGCGTTCGATGATGAGAACTTCGTAACCATAGTTCACTAATTGCATGGCTGTCTGTACACCCACACTTCCCAAACCACAAATCACAATATGATTACGTTGTGGTACTCGTGCAGCATCCCAGAAGTTCCGTAACCGTGAGCCGAGAATAAAATCATTGAGAATCGCGTAGAAAATTCCAATTACTGCTGTACCAATCAGCATCATGATGATTGTAAAAACTTTGATGCTATCAGTAGCATGTTCTACTACCTGCTCATTGCCGCCTGCTCCCGTAATCATTCCCACGGAAAAATAGAGGGCATCAACAAAGGAAATCTTTAATTGCAAACTCGTATATACCAAGGTTGCAGAAAAAATTGTTAGCAAAAGAGCGATCGCTGTAAATAAAACTGCTTTTCCATGTTCATGAAAATGACGAAAGCCCATAAACAACTTTGAGATTTTTTGCAAGATCGGACGCGAGGCAGTTCTGACGCTGGGTTGTGTGCCTAGCAAGAGGCGATCGCCGATCTGCAATGTGCGCCCACTGAGTACAGCACTTACGAGATCAACTCTAGCCTCATCGTAGGGAAGGTAATAGATCAACATCCGCGTCCGATCTTCCCAAAACTCTGATAAGGGCTTGCCACACCAAGGATGACGCTCATCGATATATTCTTCGTGAATTGGCCAAATTTGGTTAAAGAGGCGCAACTGCCCGATCGCTTCGCTTCCCATAGCGCTAAAGGCAAATACGGGAGCTGCCAGAGCCGCAACGCTCATAGTGACATGATTAGGCAGGGTTAAATCTAAGCGTGTACCCAAACTAGAGTTAAACAGACGATTGATAATTCTGACATGGGGATTAAGTACTCTCGCCTGCATCAAGATGCTGAGATTACGGGTTTCATCGGCTCCTGCCAAAATCAAGGTCTGAGCATCTCGAATTCCTGCGGCTAGCAAAGTCTCCGCCGCCGCCAAATCTCCAATGACAATTTCTGCATCCGCTTGGTGAATAGGCTTGTCATGAATGCCAATCACAAAACAACCTTGCTGCTTGAGCAGGGTCAAAATCTTATAACCCGTTCGGTCTAGACCACAGACGATAATGCGGGGTTTCATTGCTTATACGCGATCGCGATCGCTACCCATAGGACTATCGCAACTATTGTGAGCTATAGATGACATTGCGACTGTAGCTCACAACACGAATCTGAATTAATGACGGGGTATTGCATCGCGCCACCTTTATATTTAATTACATTTAATCGGATCCAAAAGCGGTAATCCATTTGTGTTGAATCGCAGTTTCGATCAGTCCTTGTACGATCGCTAACCATGCAATATTTTCTCCTAACAAAATAGCGATCGCTAATGACATGGAAATAAAAGGCAACTGTATAAGTGAAGTTAATTCGTGATCAACTGTGGCAAAGGAACGAATACAGGCAAATGCTAAAATTGCCCCTGATTTGAGATGGGAGTTGCGATCGCGCCGCACAATGTAGCGATAGGTGACTGCAAACAAAAAACCTGCAAAGCCAATCATTGCTAGCTTGATCAACAAAATTAAGGGGTTACTAAGCTCGAAGCTGCTAATCAGTTGCACAGGTTCATTCGCCAGCATATTCTGCAAAAAGTGATGCAAAATTGCGATCGCAAAAAATGCGAAAACACTAGTGATCGCGCCAAGAAACCCTGCTTTAAAAGATTCAATGCGATCGGCAAGCGATAAATGCTCTGATTCAGTCGAAATAAATTTAGAAGATTGCACGCTCTTTAACTATATTTTGGTCTACAGCAATCCTACATGAGTTCAGAGGCAACAGAAAATCTCTGAACCTCACAACTTAAATTACCAAGCCTGTCAAGAAAAATGTACAACGCCCACAACTTACCTGTTTTGGCTCTGACGGTAAAAACAAGATGTACTTGTTCAAGTCACATTTCGCTGTTGATGGTTTGCTGATTTCCCTCATTTTTGCTAAGGCTATTGCTGGCTATTTCAAAACCCCTATTTTCTTCCTTTTGTCAATGCGTAACTCCTATAGCAACGTAAGAGATAGCTAGGACAAATCAAAAAACAAATAAGTGAAGGCAGCACTTCGTGCTGCCTTCACTTATTTGTTTTTTATGTCCTAAGCAAGCCTTACATTGCTATATAGGAACCAATGTAAAGTAAGGGAAGCATCTTCAGATTTGCATGGATATATCGCGCTGTATAATTCAACAAAGACGTTGCTATGCAGCGTCTTTAATTGTTAATTAGATGAAACTTCATGACAGAGCTTTGCGCGATCGCCCTCGGTAGTAACCTGAGCAGTGAAATCGGGGACTCCGAAAAAATTGTCCAAGCAGCGATCGCTCGACTCGCTAATCATCCCGAAATCGAGGTGGTTAAGGTTTCGCGTTGGTATCGCACCAAGGCAATTACCTTACCAAATTCTGCACCACAGCCTGATTACATTAATGGTTGTGCAATTTTAAAAACTATTCTCAATCCGTTGCAGTTATTACGTGCTTTGTTTTATATAGAGCAAATTTTTGGACGCGAACGCCGTGAACGGTGGGGAGCTAGAACCCTTGATCTTGATTTATTGCTGTATGGCGATCGCCTCATTGACTCGCCCGAACTAGTATTACCGCATCCTAGAATGAGCGATCGCGCTTTTGTTCTCTTACCCCTAGCCGAAATCGCCGCCGATTGGATTCATCCTGTTGCTGGTATATCGATCGCCGATCTCGCCCAAAATCCCCCTGACCTAGATTTAAGTCATCCCATAGCTATTGATTTAGTCTTAAATAGCTAGATCAATAACACGAACTAATCTTGATAATGATATCTGCGAGCAATAATGATGATGCTGTCATCCAGTACTTCATAAACGAGTCTATGTTCAGTGTTGATCCGTCTAGACCAATAGCCTGAGAGATTTGCTTTCAATCTTTCTGGTTTACCAATTCCTTCACAAGGACTGCGTAGAACTTCTTTGATTACAGTATTAATTCTTTTTAGAAGTTTTTTATAATTTTCCTGAAACCATAAATAATCATCCCAACCCTCTTCTGTAAATGTAAGTTTCATTCTTCAATTAAAGCTCTCTCAGTTACTTTTTGAGACTTTGCGGATTGAATTGAACTGAGGAGACGTTTTGCATTGGCAGGATTTGACAGTAAATATAAAGTTTCTTGCCAAGCAGAAAACTCATCAAGAGAAATTAATACGGCTTTGTTGCCTTTGTCATTACAAAGAATCGTTGGTTGTACGTCGGCTATTACGCGATCAATTAAACCATCTAAGTCATTACTTGCTTGCTGT
Coding sequences within:
- a CDS encoding Txe/YoeB family addiction module toxin; translated protein: MKLTFTEEGWDDYLWFQENYKKLLKRINTVIKEVLRSPCEGIGKPERLKANLSGYWSRRINTEHRLVYEVLDDSIIIIARRYHYQD
- a CDS encoding TIGR03960 family B12-binding radical SAM protein, whose amino-acid sequence is MPVPVEQLLTPEILKPARYLGNEFGAVHKPWDQAIVRWSLTYPEIYEVGASNLGHIILYSIINSKDGQLCDRAYLPAPDLSAKLRETQTALFAVESKRSLREFDILGFSLSYELGATNVLEMFDLAQIPMTWRERSELSIEECPLIFAGGQTATSNPEPYADFFDFFALGDGEELLPEIGEVVKAAKLAGKTRRETLLDLANEIDGVYVPEFYDLDERTGAIKPNRRDVSPRILRRVATPSPEHSIGLVPLIETVHDRLVIEIRRGCTRGCRFCQPGMLTRPARDVDPEKVVDTIERAIRETGYNEFSLLSLSCSDYLALPSVGVQIKNRFKDEHVTLSLPSQRVDRFDENIAHMLRSGDGRQQRLTFAPEAGTQRLRDVINKGLTDEELLQGIKTAYVEGWDKVKLYFMIGLPTETDEDVIGIVNTVEWLQQECSQKGRKKISFNLTISNFTPKPHTPFQWHTVSSGEFVRKQQLLRKEFRRLSGVKVNYTEVRISAMEDFVGRGDRRLGKVLYRAWQLGAGMDSWFENSDKAFGAWTQAIAEADLVWDAPSLKIPDPLPWDHIDTGIDKQWLIEDWERAIAAKVIPDCSFGGCSECGVCGPEFGHNEVIPPPEVPPISLEKPKVPPRVQRIRLKFGKLGDMSLISHLDLQRFFQRAARRAALPIAHTEGFNPLPRISIAKALPLGQTSSAEFVDFELTQVIPIEEFQERFKSELDNDLPIYAIEEIPVHSPSLDSILEVAEYTLTCAFITPKERNAADIMDLLEGASYCVLAATSIQMPKVSKSGRNQMLELRDRIFTINVINPDPNLPTIHFMGSCKPDSNLKPEYVVYMMNKYLPEDDEIKLVKVHRESMR
- the folK gene encoding 2-amino-4-hydroxy-6-hydroxymethyldihydropteridine diphosphokinase: MTELCAIALGSNLSSEIGDSEKIVQAAIARLANHPEIEVVKVSRWYRTKAITLPNSAPQPDYINGCAILKTILNPLQLLRALFYIEQIFGRERRERWGARTLDLDLLLYGDRLIDSPELVLPHPRMSDRAFVLLPLAEIAADWIHPVAGISIADLAQNPPDLDLSHPIAIDLVLNS
- a CDS encoding NAD-binding protein, producing MKPRIIVCGLDRTGYKILTLLKQQGCFVIGIHDKPIHQADAEIVIGDLAAAETLLAAGIRDAQTLILAGADETRNLSILMQARVLNPHVRIINRLFNSSLGTRLDLTLPNHVTMSVAALAAPVFAFSAMGSEAIGQLRLFNQIWPIHEEYIDERHPWCGKPLSEFWEDRTRMLIYYLPYDEARVDLVSAVLSGRTLQIGDRLLLGTQPSVRTASRPILQKISKLFMGFRHFHEHGKAVLFTAIALLLTIFSATLVYTSLQLKISFVDALYFSVGMITGAGGNEQVVEHATDSIKVFTIIMMLIGTAVIGIFYAILNDFILGSRLRNFWDAARVPQRNHIVICGLGSVGVQTAMQLVNYGYEVLIIERDPNNRFLDTVRSHNIPVIHGDASLPATLKAANLDKAESLLAVTSNDTANLEIALNAKGIAPRCRVVVRYDDPYYAGMAQEVFDFEAVLSPPEIAAPAFASSALGGRILGNGIVADSLWVAIATMITPNHPFCGKPVCEASMTADFVPLYIETACQTIHGWNLLEASLSAGDILYLTMPATKLEQLWRVAPFQVAVS
- a CDS encoding type II toxin-antitoxin system Phd/YefM family antitoxin, producing MDAMTTQQASNDLDGLIDRVIADVQPTILCNDKGNKAVLISLDEFSAWQETLYLLSNPANAKRLLSSIQSAKSQKVTERALIEE
- a CDS encoding NADH:flavin oxidoreductase/NADH oxidase — encoded protein: MTHLFTPLQQRGITFRNRIGVSPMCQYSSTDGCASDWHITHLVSRAIGGAGLVFTEAAAVEPEGRISPKDLGIWSDQHIETLTKITQQIHQAGAIAGIQLAHAGRKASCAVPWEGGKPIDESQGGWRPVFAPSAIAFNHANSPEPQALDLAGIERVKAAFINGAKRSVEAGFQVIEIHAAHGYLLHEFLSPLSNHREDDYGGNFENRIRLLVEIAVGIRAVVPDRYPIWVRISASDWTENSWDIEQSIELAHKLKALGIDAIDASSGGILNGLGANIPLGAGYQTAFSDHIRRETGINTATVGLITVPEQADHIVRTGQADFVLIGREFLRDPYWAARAAKQLGIKDFDYPVQYQRAWL